The bacterium genome has a segment encoding these proteins:
- a CDS encoding cytochrome c3 family protein produces MAQLFKRWSNKLPLSLAALVLLALAGAIGFFSFYGSPRYTDAGYRPQQPVPYSHALHAGDLGMDCRYCHHAIEAAPHANLPPTQTCMNCHKLLLPESSRLMPVRESWSSNLPIVWARVHLLPDYAYFNHSAHLAAGVGCSTCHGMIARMVVVKQMAPLSMGWCLACHRNADPSLRPASEITSMEWKPAADQARFAAALRMERKINPPQDCSGCHR; encoded by the coding sequence TTGGCTCAACTTTTCAAGCGATGGTCGAACAAACTCCCCCTTTCCTTGGCAGCCCTGGTATTGCTGGCGCTGGCCGGTGCGATAGGCTTCTTTTCCTTCTACGGTTCCCCGCGTTATACCGATGCCGGCTACCGTCCCCAACAACCTGTCCCTTACAGTCACGCCTTGCATGCAGGCGACCTGGGGATGGACTGCCGCTACTGTCATCATGCCATTGAGGCCGCGCCGCATGCCAACCTGCCGCCGACGCAGACCTGCATGAACTGTCACAAACTCCTCCTTCCAGAGAGCAGCCGGTTGATGCCGGTCCGTGAGAGTTGGAGTTCGAACCTTCCTATCGTCTGGGCCAGAGTTCACCTGCTCCCGGATTATGCCTATTTCAATCACAGTGCCCACCTGGCTGCGGGTGTGGGCTGCTCGACGTGCCATGGAATGATCGCGCGCATGGTTGTTGTAAAGCAAATGGCGCCGCTGAGCATGGGATGGTGCCTCGCCTGCCACCGGAATGCGGATCCCAGCCTGCGTCCGGCGTCGGAGATCACCTCGATGGAATGGAAACCGGCTGCAGATCAGGCCCGGTTTGCCGCCGCCCTGCGGATGGAGAGAAAGATCAATCCACCACAAGATTGTTCGGGATGTCACCGATGA